A window from Betta splendens chromosome 1, fBetSpl5.4, whole genome shotgun sequence encodes these proteins:
- the LOC114860588 gene encoding nucleosome-remodeling factor subunit BPTF isoform X1, with amino-acid sequence MRGRRGRPPKQAAAMREGSPGTVRGSRGGRSRGMRGRGRGRGRGRGRGGSGGVCGTGSAEVDAEISGRENFHSSRGRRKVGASIAAAAAASRGRGGRGRGRGSRGGRGSRGGVRRPQTKVVYDDNSDEEEDNLSYRSDEDELLNDNPSSDLEDEEALGNDSDYLEEPPDEDDASYCTESSFRSHSTLGSTPGRRRSRAAPPRSPILEAKDIPPLELPKSSEDLLIPTSQLLNVSAVYEVLRNFGSVLRLSPFRFEDFCAALASQEQCTLLAETHISLLKAILREEDTSNTTFGPADVKDSVNSTLYFVDGMTWPEVVRAYCESDPEYRHILPFQESEDYPYEPLESKVKVLQFLVDQFLATNIAREELMSEGVVAYDDHCRVCHRLGDLLCCETCSAVYHLECVKPPLQEVPEDEWQCEVCVAHKVPGVVDCIPEVQKTRPFIRQLPVGYDRLHRKYWFLNRRIVVEEDGEQEDKTIWYYSTKVQLAELIDSLDKEYWEADLYAALEEIRDEVHAHMDISEDLTNKARGSNKCFLAAANEEILERLRSKKEEELEEVKRRAAEEAQKAELEKEEEEEAKLRSEVQDRGEEEKATKEESKTEKKDSVKTEVVEAPPTDQEGSSVASEGPLPTATSAPTQTSTLSSSLATEPPKQLARTMGCSHTEVSNSSKGEHQLSDSVPVSGDGIPSLSQPSQTGEENSNSSMGGGVPPRGPEPPDLADKSSQSSLASLEDTGDNKDLANGEATGLTIKKSSATRMVTRLRNPDSKLSQLKNQQVAAAVHEANKGFKEGKEVLVVNAQGDVTRVSTRSSKDVVMKGTSQYFKLGQEGKYRVYHNQYSANAVALNKHQHREDHDKRRHLSHKFCMTPAGEFKWNGSIHGSKVLTISTLRLTIIQLENNVPAPFMHPNWASHRANWIKAVHMCSKAREFALALAILECAVKPVAMLPLWKDSLGHTRLNRMTSMEREEKEKVKKREKKLEDEETMQQATWVKYTFPIKHQVWKQKGEEYRVTGYGGWCWISKTYVQRFVPRLPGNTNANYRKELEDAKLGKKSTLLDLSRRPSVTTPEAQGIVASSSETKAQESSSVRADHLTEDLDMHKSEDEEKKEVLVKENTQELPVDESVTKMEVDPTDSPSDEVQRPSVQDDKASMKEEPTRGLERPFNYDVVDVSKGFLTRIAYKKKVKASKLDTLLERRVKQHIIEEKQRLQVSACKVQTPTLVSATSPAALTTPVRPRSPLRPHALAQTQLVMGKAVKTEEQPSLLPAPGSGDAAGANQAEFSKATNENAAAPLSSADLDSTAKDSCLAGTCGDSASLQNQTTSLPQELAKDSLERTKRPQETNSDSCSLEQHTARMPSDGSKAAHIENMGSETPNLKLDPIRTSPCDRNTSAPEPPQHNSETLSSMHSCPEENGMESNGNQEHVQGETPKLVPPLHVNGNDGLGSERLLTNSVTSSDNGVLSNSLQLKVNSTGKVDEQGQAGSVQPKPLVNGDVAPLNDSIELGLKEPSKTEVEGKILKMDQDYKPPVKITRLDNNIDALGAKTESKIQHNNKSFQFVEMKSNPVVKIIRMAPSPIPSAEESSLSDDFPEDNSNSGATEPPKTIVTQITSTVTTTTVVSTETTVANMPQKISGGIVSTSESSTMSTFTTMTKTTVTKTSPSGPNGQSQDRQDKTVTQEQKTTLSARICKSTTDTSGNTSVKSVSVSRENSSTKGRIRLLKFSHTKKTRSDTALPSYCKFVTKSNRKSIFVLPHDDLKVLARRGGLREVQVFSYNAKPAQDIWPYPSPRPTFGITWRYRLQTVKSLAGVSLMLRLLWACLRWDDMAVKPSSAVGTTRTALSPLIATETSDTEITTTEIIKRRDVGPYGLRSEYCIRKIICPLGVPETPKETHTPQRKGLRSSALRPKKPEPAKQTGPVVIETWVPEEELDLWEIRAFSERVEKEKAQAAEQAKKRLEQKPGSVTATPAGTPTAPVSTPKVIVGSLSGQGAANTKVVLSTKMGTPVTFQQNKNFQQSFATWVKQGQGTQGAGTETTVATSGGHTLQITGTSVGGKVVTTKLPLPANSKIVTVNVPTSQGGVVQQKVLGIIPSTTAGGTQTYTTFQPRTTTLNIRPNTPGAQQQVLAAGQIRPMAVIRTPIQQSGPMGKTVIRTPLMVQQGQSGQQVVTQIIRGQAVSTAISGASPVATVSGQGAASPTPAGQAAGQTPPGTPRAQGQGQVKLTLAQLSQLTQKQQAVSGVDRQAGVGGTQQPLTVMVQGQGQTTGQLQIIPQGVTVIPGPGQQLMQAALPNGQVQRFLFTPLAPAATPTSSTATTVPGQPNATSTKTPAQPAQQAAAPVQAGAPSLAATTSPTSATPQGQLPPQTQAHMPIQSPTSLQVKTQGGTAQLQLQQTPQLISMSGLQQQVQVLAQLQAQQGGGSLPQHIKLQLPIQIQQSGTTSAQGGQIGNVVTIQTASVQEQLQRIQQLREQQQQKKRQAAEAKREQALSAASQSDIIQKQVVMKQNAVIEHLKQKKTMTPAEREENQRMIVCNQVMKYILDRIDKDERQAAKKKKKEEVVEAKRRLANASKLSSLLYRHKETLKMEILKKRALLDKELQLEAQEELKRDLLRMRREKERAQAAALQAAQAAAAAAHNQQQHTLAHTHGPAHLTTALGSAHKRKRDEESEPVTSPKSKKKKMISTTSTKESKKDTKLYCVCKTPYDETKFYIGCDLCTNWYHGDCVGITEKEAKKMDDYICVECKRGQESSNEELYCICQTPYDESQFYIGCDRCQNWYHGRCVGILQSEANHIDEYVCPQCQSTEDAMTVFTPLTDKDYEGLRRTLRSLQAHKMAWPFLEPVDTNDAPDYYRVIKEPMDLSTMEERLQKREYVKLTEFVADMTKIFDNCRYYNPSDSPFYQCAEVLENFFVQKLKSFKASRSHNNKLQSAAS; translated from the exons atgagagggagaagaggaaggcCGCCCAAACAAGCAGCCGCGATGCGGGAAGGCTCACCCGGGACAGTCCGCGGCTCCCGGGGCGGCAGGAGTAGAGGGATGCGTGGACGGGGACGGGGCAGGGgacggggccggggccggggggGAAGTGGCGGAGTTTGCGGCACGGGCTCTGCGGAGGTTGACGCAGAAATCTCCGGCCGAGAGAACTTTCATTCGTCCCGGGGCCGCAGGAAAGTTGGAGCCTCCatcgcggcggcggccgcggcatCGCGGGGCAGAGGAGGCAGGGGCAGAGGCAGGGGGTCGAGGGGCGGCCGCGGCAGCAGAGGCGGAGTGAGGCGGCCTCAGACCAAGGTGGTGTACGACGACAAcagcgacgaggaggaggataatTTAAGCTACAGGTCGGACGAAGACGAACTCCTGAACGACAACCCCTCGTCGGATCTTGAAGATGAGGAGGCCCTGGGAAACGACTCGGACTATCTGGAGGAGCCGCCGGATGAGGATGATGCCAGCTACTGCACCGAGAGCAGTTTCAGGAGCCACAGCACGCTCGGGAGCACCCCAG GCCGGAGAAGGAGCCGGGCAGCGCCACCACGGTCTCCCATCCTTGAGGCAAAGGATATTCCTCCGTTGGAGCTTCCCAAGTCTTCTGAGGACCTCTTGATTCCTACCTCGCAACTCCTCAACGTCTCTGCCGTCTACGAGGTCCTCCGCAACTTTGGATCCGTGCTCCGACTCTCGCCATTTCGCTTTGAGGACTTCTGTGCCGCTCTGGCCAGCCAGGAACAGTGTACGCTGCTGGCAGAGACCCACATCTCCCTGCTCAAAGCTATTCTCAGGGAGGAGGACACTTCCAACACCACATTTGGTCCTGCTGATGTGAAGGACTCCGTTAACTCTACTCTGTATTTTGTGGATGGCATGACCTGGCCGGAGGTGGTGCGTGCGTACTGTGAGAGTGACCCGGAGTACCGGCACATTCTTCCTTTTCAGGAAAGTGAGGATTACCCGTATGAACCATTGGAGAGCAAAGTTAAAGTTCTTCAGTTTTTGGTGGACCAGTTCCTGGCGACCAACATTGCCCGAGAGGAGCTAATGTCAGAAGGGGTGGTCGCCTATGACGACCACTGCAGGGTATGCCATCGTCTTGGCGACCTGCTGTGCTGCGAGACGTGTTCGGCCGTTTATCATCTGGAGTGTGTGAAGCCGCCGCTGCAGGAAGTGCCCGAGGATGAGTGGCAGTGCGAAGTGTGCGTGGCACACAAGGTGCCCGGTGTGGTGGACTGCATCCCGGAAGTGCAGAAGACCAGACCGTTTATTCGACAGCTCCCGGTTGGTTATGACCGACTCCACCGCAAATACTGGTTCCTCAACCGCCGCATTGTAGT TGAGGAGGATGGTGAGCAGGAAGACAAAACCATCTGGTACTACAGCACCAAG GTCCAGCTGGCAGAGCTCATAGACAGCCTGGATAAGGAGTACTGGGAGGCTGACCTATATGCAGCCTTGGAAGAGATAAGGGATGAGGTGCATGCACATATGGACATCTCTGAGGACCTAACCAACAAGGCCCGTGGTAGCAACAAGTGTTTCCTCGCCGCTGCCAATG AGGAAATCTTGGAGCGGCTGCGTAgcaagaaagaggaggagctggaggaggtgaaaaGACGGGCTGCTGAGGAGGCCCAGAAagcagagctggagaaggaggaggaggaagaggccaaGCTGAGGAGTGAGGTACAGGatagaggagaagaggagaaggcgACAAAAGAAGAATCCAAGACAGAGAAAAAGGACAGCGTCAAAACTGAAG TCGTTGAAGCTCCACCCACTGACCAAGAAGGCAGTAGTGTCGCCTCAGAGGGACCTTTACCTACAGCAACCTCTGCTCCAACACAAACCTCCACCCTGAGCTCTAGTCTGGCCACTGAGCCTCCAAAGCAGCTGGCCCGCACCATGGGATGTTCCCATACAGAGGtctcaaacagcagcaaag gAGAACACCAATTATCAGATTCTGTCCCTGTAAGTGGAGATGGCATCCCCAGCCTGAGCCAGCCCTCCCAGACCGGTGAGGAGAACAGTAACAGCAGCATGGGAGGTGGCGTCCCACCGAGGGGCCCTGAACCTCCAGACCTAGCAGACAAGTCCTCCCAGTCATCCCTGGCAAGCCTTGaagacacag GGGACAATAAAGACTTGGCCAATGGTGAGGCAACAGGCCTCACTATTAAGAAGTCTTCAGCCACTCGCATGGTGACCCGACTGAGGAACCCAGACAGCAAACTGAGTCAGCTTaagaaccagcaggtggcagctgcTGTTCACGAAGCCAACAAGGGCTTCAAAGAGGGCAAAGAG GTACTAGTTGTCAATGCTCAAGGTGACGTCACCCGTGTCAGCACGCGCAGCAGCAAAGATGTTGTGATGAAGGGCACTAGCCAGTACTTCAAGCTGGGCCAGGAGGGCAAGTACCGCGTCTACCATAACCAGTACAGTGCCAATGCCGTGGCCCTCAACAAGCATCAACACAGAGAG gACCACGATAAAAGGCGGCATCTCTCCCATAAATTCTGCATGACACCGGCTGGAGAATTTAAGTGGAACGGTTCCATTCACGGCTCTAAGGTTCTGACTATCTCCACACTGAGACTCACCATCATTCAGCTGGAGAACAATGTTCCAGCACCGTTCATGCACCCTAACTGGGCCTCACACAG GGCCAACTGGATCAAAGCAGTTCACATGTGCAGTAAGGCCAGAGAGTTTGCACTGGCTCTGGCCATCCTGGAGTGTGCCGTCAAACCTGTGGCTATGCTGCCTCTATGGAAGGACTCACTGGGCCATACCAG GTTAAATCGCATGACATCCATGGAGcgtgaggagaaagagaaggtgaagaagagggagaagaagctggaggatgAAGAAACAATGCAACAGGCCACCTGGGTCAAGTATACATTCCCAATCAAACACCAG GTGTGGAAGCAGAAAGGAGAGGAGTATCGCGTTACGGGCTATGGGGGCTGGTGTTGGATCAGTAAGACTTATGTGCAGCGGTTTGTCCCTAGGCTTCCTGGCAACACCAACGCTAACTACCGCAAAGAACTCGAAG ATGCCAAACTCGGCAAGAAAAGCACTCTGCTGGATTTGAGTCGACGGCCCAGTGTAACCACACCAGAAGCTCAGGGAATTGTTGCCTCAAGCAGCGAAACAAAAGCTCAAGAATCCTCCAGCGTCAGAGCAGACCACCTGACAGAGGATTTGGATATGCATaagagtgaggatgaggaaaagaaagaagtaCTAGTTAAAGAAAACACCCAAGAATTGCCTGTAGACGAATCGGTAACAAAGATGGAGGTGGACCCCACAGACTCACCATCAGATGAAGTGCAAA GGCCCAGTGTTCAGGATGACAAGGCTTCCATGAAGGAGGAGCCAACACGGGGCCTTGAGAGACCCTTCAACTACGATGTAGTGGATGTCAGCAAAGGCTTCCTCACCCGCATTGCTTACAAGAAAAAGGTCAAGGCCTCCAAGTTAGACACCCTGCTGGAGCGCAGGGTGAAGCAGCACATCAttgaggagaagcagagactACAGGTGTCTGCCTGCAAAGTACAGACTCCCACACTGGTTTCAGCCACGTCACCCGCTGCTCTCACCACTCCAGTACGACCGCGGTCGCCACTCAGGCCCCATGCCCTCGCTCAGACACAGCTGGTTATGGGCAAGGCTGTTAAAACAGAGGAACAACCTTCGCTATTACCCGCTCCAGGgtcaggagacgctgcagggGCGAATCAGGCTGAATTCTCAAAAGCTACGAATGAGAATGCTGCCGCTCCTCTTTCCTCTGCAGACCTGGACTCCACCGCCAAAGACAGTTGCCTTGCAGGTACCTGTGGCGATTCGGCTTCATTACAAAACCAAACCACCTCACTGCCACAGGAATTAGCGAAAGACTCCTTGGAAAGGACTAAGAGGCCACAAGAGACTAATTCAGACAGTTGCTCATTAGAGCAACACACAGCCAGAATGCCATCAGATGGTTCCAAGGCTGCTCATATTGAAAATATGGGGTCTGAGACACCCAACTTGAAGCTGGATCCTATAAGGACATCTCCATGTGATCGAAACACATCCGCTCCCGAACCCCCTCAGCATAACTCAGAAACTTTAAGCTCGATGCATTCCTGCCCTGAGGAAAATGGCATGGAGTCAAATGGGAACCAAGAGCACGTGCAAGGTGAAACTCCCAAGTTAGTTCCTCCTCTCCATGTAAACGGTAATGATGGTTTAGGGAGTGAACGCTTATTGACTAACTCTGTAACAAGCTCAGATAATGGTGTGCTCTCTAACAGCCTCCAACTCAAAGTGAACAGCACTGGTAAAGTTGATGAGCAAGGACAGGCGGGCAGTGTGCAGCCAAAGCCCTTAGTAAACGGAGACGTGGCCCCTTTAAATGACAGCATAGAGCTTGGGCTAAAGGAACCTTCGAAAACGGAGGTAGAgggtaaaatattaaaaatggacCAGGACTACAAACCTCCTGTGAAGATAACAAGGCTGGACAACAACATAGATGCACTTGGAGCCAAAACTGAGAGCAAAatacagcacaacaacaaatcaTTTCAGTTTGTGGAGATGAAATCTAATCCTGTAGTTAAGATCATCCGAATGGCTCCTTCCCCCATACCATCGGCAGAGGAGTCCAGTCTGAGCGATGACTTTCCAGAGGACAATAGCAACAGTGGGGCGACGGAACCGCCTAAGACCATAGTCACCCAGATAACCTCAACCGTCACTACCACAACAGTAGTTTCCACAGAGACGACAGTAGCTAACATGCCTCAGAAAATAAGTGGAGGCATAGTTTCAACAAGCGAAAGCAGCACCATGTCCACTTTTACAACCATGACCAAAACTACTGTGACCAAAACCTCTCCCTCTGGGCCCAATGGTCAGTCACAAGACAGGCAGGATAAAACCGTGACCCAAGAACAAAAGACAACACTCTCAGCCCGTATCTGTAAGTCCACAACGGATACCAGCGGTAACACATCTGTGAAATCTGTTAGCGTGAGCCGCGAGAACTCGTCCACCAAGGGCCGCATTCGTCTGCTCAAGTTCTCTCACACCAAGAAGACGCGCTCAGACACAGCTCTTCCTTCTTACTGCAAGTTTGTCACCAAGAGCAACCGTAAGAGCATTTTTGTGCTGCCTCACGATGACTTGAAGGTGCTGGCGAGGCGAGGCGGGCTCCGCGAGGTGCAGGTCTTCAGTTATAATGCCAAACCAGCCCAGGACATCTGGCCCTATCCTTCACCCAGGCCCACGTTTGGGATCACCTGGAG ATATCGTCTGCAAACTGTGAAGTCCCTAGCAGGGGTGAGCCTCATGCTGAGGCTCCTGTGGGCCTGTCTGAGATGGGACGACATGGCGGTCAAACCGTCTTCTGCCGTTGGAACCACCCGTACAG CCCTATCCCCACTCATTGCTACAGAGACATCGGATACTGAAATCACCACCACAGAGATCATCAAGCGTCGCGACGTGGGACCCTATGGCCTTCGCTCAGAGTACTGCATCCGCAAAATCATCTGCCCGCTCGGAGTGCCTGAGACTCCCAAAG AAACCCACACTCCTCAGAGGAAGGGGTTGCGCTCCAGTGCCTTGCGCCCCAAGAAACCTGAGCCTGCCAAGCAAACAGGGCCTGTGGTGATTGAGACATGGGTacctgaggaggagctggacctcTGGGAGATCAGAGCCTTCTCTGAAag GGTGGAAAAAGAGAAGGCCCAGGCAGCAGAGCAGGCCAAG AAGCGTTTGGAGCAGAAACCAGGCTCAGTCACAGCTACTCCAGCAGGCACGCCCACAGCGCCTGTCTCCACACCCAAAGTCATTGTTGGTTCACTGTCAGGCCAGGGAGCCGCTAACACCAAAGTGGTGCTGTCCACCAAGATGGGGACCCCCGTTACATTCCAGCAGAACAAGAACTTCCAGCAGTCTTTTGCAACTTGGGTCAAACAGGGTCAAGGCACGCAAG GCGCAGGGACAGAGACCACCGTGGCCACGTCTGGTGGACACACTTTACAGATAACAGGAACCTCGGTGGGTGGGAAGGTAGTGACCACCAAGCTGCCGCTGCCCGCCAACAGTAAGATCGTCACAGTCAACGTGCCAACTTCACAAGGAG GAGTGGTTCAGCAGAAAGTGTTGGGTATCATCCCGTCCACCACAGCGGGTGGCACCCAGACTTATACCACATTCCAACCCCGCACTACCACCCTTAACATCAGGCCCAATACCCCAGGTGCCCAGCAGCAG gtTCTGGCAGCTGGTCAGATTCGTCCTATGGCAGTGATTCGGACCCCAATCCAACAGTCAGGACCCATGGGAAAGACTGTAATTCGAACACCTCTTATGGTTCAGCAAG GTCAGAGTGGACAGCAGGTAGTGACTCAGATTATCCGTGGCCAGGCAGTTTCCACAGCAATATCCGGCGCCAGTCCCGTCGCCACGGTATCTGGCCAGGGAGCAGCCAGTCCTACCCCAGCTGGACAGGCCGCGGGCCAAACACCACCCGGCACCCCGCGGGCACAAGGACAAGGCCAGGTTAAGCTCACCCTGGCACAGCTCAGCCAGCTCACACAG AAGCAGCAGGCTGTGTCAGGCGTGGATCGTCAGGCCGGCGTCGGTGGCACCCAGCAGCCTCTCACGGTGATGGTTCAGGGCCAGGGCCAAACCACAGGTCAGCTGCAGATCATACCTCAGGGCGTCACGGTCATCCCAGGACCTGGTCAGCAGCTCATGCAGGCAGCATTGCCCAATGGtcaggtgcagcgcttcctcttCACCCCACTGGCCCCAGCCGCTACGCCTACATCAAGCACAG CAACCACTGTTCCTGGTCAGCCCAACGCCACCTCCACCAAAACCCCAGCCCAGCCTGCCCAACAGGCTGCCGCCCCCGTGCAGGCGGGGGCTCCGTCGTTGGCCGCCACGACTAGTCCCACTTCGGCCACCCCACAGGGCCAGTTGCCCCCACAGACGCAGGCGCACATGCCCATCCAGTCTCCCACATCGCTGCAGGTGAAAACACAGGGAGGAACcgcccagctgcagctgcagcagacgccGCAGCTCATCAGTATGTCTGGattgcagcagcaggtgcag GTGTTGGCCCAGCTGCAGGCACAGCAGGGTGGAGGCTCTCTGCCACAGCACATCAAACTCCAGCTCCCCATCCAGATACAACAGTCCGGGACCACCTCCGCTCAGGGAGGACAG ATTGGGAACGTGGTGACCATTCAGACAGCTTCtgtccaggagcagctgcagaggatccAACAGCTCAGagaacagcaacagcagaagaagaggcaAGCTGCAGAGGCCAAGAGGGAGCAGGCCCTCAGCGCAGCCAGCCAGAGCGACATCATTCAGAAGCAG GTTGTGATGAAACAGAACGCTGTGATCGAACACCTGAAACAAAAGAAGACCATGACGCctgcagaaagagaagagaaccagag AATGATCGTATGCAACCAGGTGATGAAGTACATCCTGGACCGGATCGACAAGGATGAGAGGCAGGcagccaagaagaagaagaaggaggaagtggtggaggCAAAGAGGAGGTTGGCCAATGCCAGCAAGCTCTCCTCGCTACTGTACCGGCACAAAGAGACCCTTAAGATGGAGATTCTGAAGAAGCGGGCACTTCTGGACAAAGAACTACAGCTAGAGG ctcaggaggagctgaagagggaTCTGTTGCGaatgaggagggagaaggagagggctCAGGCCGCAGCCCTCCAAGCCGCCCAGGCCGCAGCCGCTGCAGCCCAcaaccagcagcaacacactctagcacacacacacggccccgCTCACCTCACCACAGCCCTCGGCTCTGCACACAAGAGGAAACGGGACGAGGAGAGCGAGCCGGTGACATCACCCAAatccaagaagaagaagatgatttCTACAACAAGCACAAAGGAGAGCAAGAAGGACACAAAGCTCTACTGCGTCTGCAAGACGCCTTATGATGAGACCAA GTTCTACATTGGCTGCGACCTGTGTACCAACTGGTATCATGGAGACTGTGTAGGTATCACAGAAAAGGAGGCCAAGAAAATGGACGACTACATCTGTGTGGAGTGTAAGCGGGGCCAGGAGAGCAGCAACGAGGAGCTGTACTGCATCTGCCAGACGCCCTACGATGAGTCCCA GTTCTACATTGGCTGCGATCGGTGTCAGAACTGGTACCACGGCCGCTGTGTGGGGATCCTGCAGAGCGAGGCCAACCACATTGACGAATACGTGTGTCCACAGTGTCAGTCGACGGAGGACGCCATGACGGTGTTCACGCCGCTCACTGACAAGGACTATGAGGGCCTTCGAAGAACCCTGCGCTCCTTACAG gCGCATAAAATGGCGTGGCCATTCTTGGAGCCTGTGGACACCAATGATGCCCCCGACTACTACAGAGTCATCAAGGAACCAA